Proteins from one Triticum aestivum cultivar Chinese Spring chromosome 7A, IWGSC CS RefSeq v2.1, whole genome shotgun sequence genomic window:
- the LOC123154768 gene encoding uncharacterized protein — protein MGLDVVEISELGALRPIQTAVGGARATTRPGADDGAAETGCVTPKASGAQSATAGGVDDDAATDSGCVTPRASGSLAMLPIAPLLQDDGVDVGFTTPLATGGVIGQRDGCAAAGDEGSSFTTLTTTDSALVPATVCPPAPRKSGSVPTRKRAPLQQRLFFYPVPHDLTTVFVAVPQCPPPAKKMRAHVVESSVPLGT, from the coding sequence atgggcctcgacgtcgtggaaATATCCGAATTGGGGGCGCTCCGGCCGATCCAGACGGCCGTGGGCGGTGCGCGGGCTACAACAAGGCCGGGGGCGGACGATGGCGCTGCCGAAACCGGCTGTGTCACACCCAAGGCGAGCGGCGCGCAATCGGCCACTGCAGGAGGAGTGGACGACGACGCTGCCACCGACAGCGGCTGCGTCACGCCGAGGGCGAGTGGCTCCCTGGCCATGCTGCCCATCGCGCCACTGCTGCAAGACGACGGCGTCGACGTCGGCTTCACCACGCCGCTGGCCACGGGTGGAGTAATTGGGCAGCGAGACGGCTGCGCCGCTGCCGGTGACGAGGGCAGCAGCTTCACCACGCTGACGACGACCGACAGCGCGCTGGTGCCGGCCACGGTGTGCCCGCCCGCGCCGCGCAAGTCGGGATCGGTGCCGACGAGGAAGCGGGCCCCGCTGCAGCAGCGGCTCTTCTTCTACCCGGTGCCGCACGACCTGACCACCGTCTTCGTCGCCGTGCCGCAGTGCCCGCCGCCCGCCAAGAAGATGCGGGCGCACGTGGTGGAGTCATCTGTGCCTCTAGGCACGTGA